A single window of Nicotiana sylvestris chromosome 5, ASM39365v2, whole genome shotgun sequence DNA harbors:
- the LOC138869075 gene encoding uncharacterized protein: MEPPQFPTYTYPQPPQFEFTARQEKTTKTHEQEEIAKKMRSMEHSLKNIQGLSGQKIVSYADLCMFPHVHLPLGFKTPKCEKYDGHGDPISHLKKYCNQLRGAGGKKELLMAYFRESLVGIASEWYMDQDISRWHICDDLARDFVRQFQYNIDIAPDRNSLTNLKKKSSESFREYAVKWREQASRVKPPMDEVEMVTVFLQAHVADYFQNMMSAMGKLFAEAIKIGEMVENDLKMGRILSQSAIRAASQAIQGGSAGIAKGKKKRRNIHGSVGCKKTLYSQIPSPRKDHNTITPTKTWPMLLIHTWS; the protein is encoded by the coding sequence ATGGAACCTCCTCAGTTTCCCACTTATACTTATCCTCAACCACCTCAATTTGAGTTCACTGCGAGGCAAGAAAAGACTACCAAAACTCatgagcaagaagagattgcgaagaagatgaggagtatggagCACAGCCTCAAGAACATACAAGGCTTGAGTGGGCAGAAAATTGTGTCATATGCTGatttatgcatgttccctcatgtgcacttaccattgggattcaaaaccccgaaatgtgagaaatacgatgggcacggtgatcctattTCTCATCTAAAGAAATATTGCAATCAATTGCGAGGGGCTGGTGGAAAGAAAGAACTACTCATGGCCTATTTTAGAGAAAGTCTGGTGGGCATCGCCtctgaatggtatatggaccaggatatATCCCGCTGGCACATCTGTGATGATCTTGCTAGAGACTTCGTTaggcagttccagtacaacattgatattgctccagataggaaTTCGTTaacaaacttgaaaaagaaatcctCGGAAAGCTTTCGGGAGTACGCAGTTAaatggcgcgagcaggcgtctagggtaaagcctccgatggatgaggtcgaaatggtcacagttttcctCCAAGCTCATGTAGCcgactacttccaaaatatgatgtctgcTATGGGTAAATTGTTCGCTGAAGccatcaagattggcgaaatggttgaaaacgATTTGAAAATGGGTCGAATTCTAAGTCAATCCGCTATTAGAGCTGcttcccaagccattcagggtgggtctgcAGGAATAGCGAAAggcaagaaaaaaagaagaaacatccatggcagcgTCGGGTGTAAGAAAACACTGTACTCCCAGATTCCTTCTCCCAGAAAggaccacaacactattacccctaCCAAGACATGGCCTATGCTCCTCATCCATACATGGTCATGA